The Agrococcus carbonis sequence CGTCGTCACGGTCGAGATCACGCACGCCGCTCCGTTCCACCTCATCGCCGACGCCGAGCCGCTCGGGCTCCGGCGAACCCGCGCGGGCGACGCCTGGGATCGCGCGCAGGCGGACTCATGCGGGGTGCCCGCCACCGCATCCGCGACCGCCCCCGGCGGCCCGGTCTCCCTCGGCCTGCCGACGCTGCGCGTCGCCGGCTAGGCGCTGCCTGGGCGCGCGTGCGCCGGGCGCCTTGTCGGCGCCCACGAGCGGGTGTACGTTGCGCGCGTAGCGTCCCTCTGGGGAAGGAGCCCGACATGGGCGTTCCACGCAGCGTGCGCACCGCGCTCGCCGCCGTCGCAGCCGCAGCGTTCGTGCTCTCGGGCTCGATCGTCGCGACGGGGGCCGCTCAGGCCGCGCCCCCGCCGGTCTCGCAGCTGACGCGCATGGCGGCGCTCGGCGACTCCATCACCCTCGGCGTCTCCTCGTGCAGCAGCTGGACGAGCTGCACGCAGAACAGTTGGGCGGCAGGCACGAGCACGACCGTGTCGTCCCACCTGCTGCGGCTGCGCGCCGCAGGCGCCACGACCCTGGCCGCCTCCAACTACGCCGTGTCCGGGGCGCGCTCCGGCGGTCTGCTCGCGCAGGCGCAGAGCGCGGTGAGGGTGGGCGCCCAGTACGTCACGATCGAGATCGGCGCGAACGACGCGTGCACCCGCACGGTGGGGGAGATGACGCCCACGACGACCTTCCGGACCAACGTGCAGAACGCGCTCGCAGCGCTCGCTGCGGGCGGCGCTCCGCAGGTCTTCGTCGCGAGCATCCCGAGCCTGCAGCGCCTCTACGAGGTCAATCGCACGAGCAGCAGCGCGCGGCTCACCTGGGGCCTGCTGCGCATCTGCCAGTCGATGCTCGCGAACCCCAGCAGCACGCAGCCGGCCGACGTGCAGCGACGGGCAGCTGTGCAGCAGCGGGTCGACGAGTACAACGCCGCGCTCCAGCAGGCGTGCGCGGCGTACGCCACCTGCCGGTACGACGGGGGCGCAGTCGCGAGGTACGCCTTCGCGCGCACCGACATCTCCACGCGCGACTACTTCCACCCCTCGCTCGCCGGTCAGGCGAGGCTCGCGAGCCTGACCTGGCCGCCGAGCCAGTGGGCGAGCCCCTGACGACGCCGAGGCCGAGCCGCTCGCTACCCTGAGGGCATGGGCATCATCCCCGCGGCTCCGCACGGCGGCGCATCCGAGCGCCGCTCGCCGCGCTCGGCCACGTGAGCCTCATCGCCGTCGTCGGCGCGACAGGCACGGGCAAGACGGAGCGCTCGCTCGACATCGCCGACGCGGTCGTGCGGCTCGGCGGCTCGGCCGAGATCGTCAACTGCGACGCGATGCAGCTCTACCGCGGCATGGACATCGGCACCGCGAAGGCGCCGCTGGCCGAGCGCCGCGGCCACCCGCACCACCTGCTCGACGTGCTCGACCCGTGGGAGGACGCCGCCGTCGCCGCCTACCGCGAGGCGGCGCTCGACGCGATCACGGCGATCGAGGCGCGCGGCGCCGTGCCGATCCTCGTCGGAGGCAGCGGCCTGTACGCCTCGAGCGTGCTCTACGACTTCGCGTTCCCCGCGACCGACGAGGCGCTGCGGGCGCAGCTCGAGGCCGACCTCGAGCGCGAGGGAGCCGCCGCGATGCACGAGCGACTGGTCGCCGTCGACGCGGCGGCGGCGGAGGCGATCGGGCCGCACAACGGCCGTCGCCTCGTGCGAGCGCTCGAGGCGGTCACGCTGACGGGCGAGCCGTTCCGCGTGGGGCTGCCCCCCGAGGAGTCGCTCCTGCGGCCGACGCTCATCCAGCACGTGCGCCTCGAGCGCACCGCCCTCGTCAAGCGGCTCGACCGGCGCGTCGAGCGCATGTGGGCCGACGGGATCGTCGCCGAGGCGCAGCGGCTGCGGGACGCCGGCATCGAGCGCGGCACGACGGCCCAACAGGCGATCGGCTACCGCCAGGCGCTCGACCAGCTCGACGGCGCGCTCAGCGAAGCGGCGGCGATCGAGCGCACCCAGGCGCTCACGCGGCGCTACGCGCGCCGGCAGGTGTCGTGGTTCCAGCGCTACCCCGCGGCACCGGATGCGGAGCCGGACGCGCTCGCCCAGCACGCGCTCGCTAGCCTGGAGGCATGACAGCACTCGCGAGCGGCACCTTCTCCAAGGGCCACGGGACGGGCAACGACTTCGTGCTCGTCGCCGACCCCGACGGCGCCGCGCCGCTCACGCCCGAGCGCGTGCGCGCGCTCGCCGACCGCCGCTTCGGGATCGGCGGCGACGGTGTCATCCGAGCCGTGCGCGCGGGCGCGACCGGCGACGCCGCGCTCGACGCGGCCCCCGCCGGCACGTGGGCGATGGACTACTGGAACTCCGATGGCAGCGTGAGCGAGATGTGCGGCAACGGCGTGCGCGTCTTCGTGCGCTTCCTCCTCGAGTCCCGGCTCGCGCAGCTCGCCGACGGCGAGGGCATCGACATCGCGACGCGCGCCGGACTCAAGCGCGTCGTGCGTCGCGGCGACCGCTTCTCGGCCGACCTCGGGCCGTTCGAGCTCGGCGGCGACCGGCTCGTCGGGGCAGGCGGGCTGCAGGTCGATCGGCCCGGGCTCGACGTCTCGACGGGCAACCCGCACGTCGTCGTCGCGCTCGCCGGCGACGACGAGCTCGACGCGCTGCAGCTGCACGAGGCGCCCTCCCTCGACCCTGCGCCGCCGGACGGCGCGAACGTCGAGTTCGTCGTGCCCGGCACGATCGCCGACGGCGTCGGCTCCATCCGCATGCGGGTCCACGAGCGCGGCTCGGGCGAGACGCTCTCGTGCGGCACGGGCGCGGTGGCTGCGGCGATGGCGACGCGGCACTGGTCAGGGGATGCGGCGGATCGGTGGATCGTGGACGTGCCCGGCGGGCGCCTCGAGGTCGAGGTCGACGAGCGCGGTCACGCGTGGCTCACGGGCCCCGCAGAGCTCGTCTTCCGGGGCGAGGGGATCAGTCCGGCGCGGTGACGGCGATGATGCGGTACGTGCGCTTCGAGTCGGCGCGCTCGACCTCGAAGCCCTCGAAGCGCTCGGCGAGCCACCGCAGCAGCGAGTCGGCGCCGAGGTGCTTCTGCACCACGAGCCACGCCGTCGCCCCCGGCGCGAGCCGCGGGATCCACGTCTCCAGCAGCTCGTGCAGCTGCGCCTTGCCGATCCGGATGGGCGGGTTCGACCAGATGGCGGCGAACCGCAGGTCCTCCGGCACCCGGTCTGGCGTCGCAGGC is a genomic window containing:
- a CDS encoding SGNH/GDSL hydrolase family protein, encoding MGVPRSVRTALAAVAAAAFVLSGSIVATGAAQAAPPPVSQLTRMAALGDSITLGVSSCSSWTSCTQNSWAAGTSTTVSSHLLRLRAAGATTLAASNYAVSGARSGGLLAQAQSAVRVGAQYVTIEIGANDACTRTVGEMTPTTTFRTNVQNALAALAAGGAPQVFVASIPSLQRLYEVNRTSSSARLTWGLLRICQSMLANPSSTQPADVQRRAAVQQRVDEYNAALQQACAAYATCRYDGGAVARYAFARTDISTRDYFHPSLAGQARLASLTWPPSQWASP
- the dapF gene encoding diaminopimelate epimerase, with amino-acid sequence MTALASGTFSKGHGTGNDFVLVADPDGAAPLTPERVRALADRRFGIGGDGVIRAVRAGATGDAALDAAPAGTWAMDYWNSDGSVSEMCGNGVRVFVRFLLESRLAQLADGEGIDIATRAGLKRVVRRGDRFSADLGPFELGGDRLVGAGGLQVDRPGLDVSTGNPHVVVALAGDDELDALQLHEAPSLDPAPPDGANVEFVVPGTIADGVGSIRMRVHERGSGETLSCGTGAVAAAMATRHWSGDAADRWIVDVPGGRLEVEVDERGHAWLTGPAELVFRGEGISPAR
- the miaA gene encoding tRNA (adenosine(37)-N6)-dimethylallyltransferase MiaA, which codes for MSLIAVVGATGTGKTERSLDIADAVVRLGGSAEIVNCDAMQLYRGMDIGTAKAPLAERRGHPHHLLDVLDPWEDAAVAAYREAALDAITAIEARGAVPILVGGSGLYASSVLYDFAFPATDEALRAQLEADLEREGAAAMHERLVAVDAAAAEAIGPHNGRRLVRALEAVTLTGEPFRVGLPPEESLLRPTLIQHVRLERTALVKRLDRRVERMWADGIVAEAQRLRDAGIERGTTAQQAIGYRQALDQLDGALSEAAAIERTQALTRRYARRQVSWFQRYPAAPDAEPDALAQHALASLEA